In Flavobacterium lacustre, a genomic segment contains:
- a CDS encoding bacteriorhodopsin-like gives MTNFMFISGLIGKLSPTDYVGFTFFVGCMAMMAASAFFFLSLSQFDKKWRTSVLVSGLITFIAAVHYFYMRDYWASFGESPTFFRYVDWVLTVPLMCLEFYLILKVAGAKQSLLWKMIIYSIVMLVTGYFGEVVFTDSAALWGFISGLAYFAIVYEIWLGEAAKLAASAGGEVQKAHKILCWFVLVGWSIYPLGYMMGTTGWYNGFIPAGNIDVAYNIADAINKIGFGLVIYSLAVKSQKD, from the coding sequence ATGACAAATTTTATGTTTATTTCAGGTTTAATCGGAAAATTATCCCCAACAGATTATGTAGGGTTTACTTTTTTTGTAGGCTGTATGGCAATGATGGCCGCTTCAGCATTTTTCTTTTTATCCTTAAGCCAGTTTGATAAAAAGTGGCGTACCTCAGTTTTGGTTTCAGGATTAATCACTTTTATTGCTGCGGTACATTATTTCTACATGAGAGATTATTGGGCCTCATTTGGTGAATCCCCAACTTTCTTTCGTTACGTTGACTGGGTGTTAACTGTGCCGTTAATGTGTTTAGAATTTTATCTGATACTTAAAGTAGCAGGTGCAAAGCAATCGTTGCTTTGGAAAATGATTATTTATTCGATAGTAATGTTAGTTACAGGTTACTTTGGAGAAGTAGTATTTACAGATAGTGCTGCGCTATGGGGATTCATTTCGGGATTAGCTTATTTTGCAATTGTATATGAGATTTGGTTAGGTGAAGCTGCAAAATTAGCTGCATCAGCTGGTGGCGAAGTACAAAAAGCGCACAAAATCTTATGTTGGTTTGTTCTTGTTGGATGGTCAATTTATCCATTAGGGTATATGATGGGTACAACAGGATGGTACAACGGATTTATACCAGCCGGTAATATTGACGTGGCCTACAACATTGCTGATGCGATTAACAAAATTGGTTTTGGTTTAGTAATTTATAGTTTAGCAGTTAAGTCTCAAAAAGATTAA
- a CDS encoding zinc-dependent metalloprotease, protein MQKKLALIITCLLFCINQGTFAQSKKKKGKDKNSVSAADTPKPDAKKAPKPYNKVIDSTAVTQKGLIDVHKVEEKYLFEIPESLLGSEIMTTTRYSKTPAGGGIFGGEEINRQVVKWEKGLNNNLLLRSVTYVIMTPDEDKPMAQAVKNSTSDPIIANYDILAIKKDSTGKKDIGYVIDVTGTFESDLQTFSLDPIKKQLLNIQGFQKDRSFIQKISSFPINTEIRTVKTFATTAPQLSLNPTPKIGTNLPAALDAGVITLELNTSMILLPKNPMRKRTFDARVGYFANEYELFEEESQKSDTEVFAVRWRLEPKSEEDAKRQKNGELIEPKKPIVYYIDPATPKKWKKFIKLGIDDWQVAFENAGWKNAIRGEYWPENDPTMSLEDARFSVLRYFAAEIQNAYGPNVNDPRTGEILESHIGWYHNIMSLLRNWYMIQTAAVDPAARAKKFDDNLMGELIRFVSSHEVGHTLGLRHNMGASSATPVEKLRDKDFQDKFGHTSSIMDYARFNYVAQPEDGVKTFFPRIGDYDKWAIKWGYSYFDDAKSEKEEKAILNEMTKEAYKNRRLWFGTETSPYDPRYQTEDIGDNAMRASEYGIKNLKRILPNLMGWSAEKGESYAELEQLYNALTGQFRRYMGHVTKNVGGVYDTPKTYDMTGNQFEVVPKAIQKDAVAFLNVQLFATPKWLMDQNILAKINPENGVESIKSMQDATLSNLLAGDRLVRLLEASSANKNNYSVDELLTDLKNGIFSELKSSAAIDMYRRNIQKLYIDKVIGLLKPGTTTVRSVPVGVTYGFTTKTVNLSQTDLPSIARGQLISLKNQIKTAASKTTDRMSKFHLLDLISRIDEALDPK, encoded by the coding sequence ATGCAGAAAAAACTTGCCCTAATTATTACCTGTTTGCTTTTTTGTATCAATCAAGGAACATTTGCTCAAAGCAAAAAAAAGAAAGGAAAAGATAAAAATTCCGTTTCAGCCGCAGACACTCCAAAACCCGATGCTAAAAAAGCACCAAAACCCTACAATAAAGTTATTGACTCTACAGCAGTCACCCAAAAAGGGCTTATTGATGTTCATAAAGTTGAAGAAAAATACCTTTTTGAAATTCCGGAATCACTCCTTGGAAGTGAAATCATGACCACAACCCGATATTCTAAAACACCGGCAGGTGGTGGAATTTTTGGTGGAGAAGAAATCAACAGACAAGTTGTAAAATGGGAAAAAGGATTAAATAACAACCTGTTATTGCGTTCTGTTACTTATGTCATTATGACTCCTGATGAGGATAAACCAATGGCGCAGGCTGTCAAAAACTCCACTTCGGACCCCATAATAGCCAACTATGATATCTTGGCAATCAAAAAAGATTCCACCGGAAAAAAAGATATTGGATACGTGATAGATGTAACCGGCACATTCGAATCTGATTTGCAGACTTTCTCTTTAGACCCCATAAAAAAACAATTGCTAAACATACAAGGATTTCAAAAAGACAGGTCTTTTATCCAAAAAATAAGTAGTTTCCCTATCAATACCGAAATCAGAACTGTAAAAACATTTGCGACCACAGCACCACAATTATCGCTGAATCCAACACCGAAAATCGGTACTAATCTTCCTGCGGCTTTAGATGCCGGAGTGATTACATTAGAATTGAATACTTCCATGATTTTATTGCCAAAAAACCCAATGCGTAAAAGAACATTTGATGCGCGTGTAGGCTATTTTGCCAATGAATACGAACTGTTTGAAGAAGAATCCCAAAAATCTGATACTGAAGTTTTTGCCGTAAGATGGCGTTTAGAACCCAAATCCGAAGAAGATGCTAAGCGACAAAAAAACGGAGAGTTAATTGAACCTAAAAAACCAATTGTCTATTATATTGATCCGGCTACTCCCAAAAAATGGAAAAAATTCATCAAATTAGGAATTGATGATTGGCAGGTTGCTTTTGAAAATGCTGGTTGGAAAAATGCCATTCGAGGAGAATATTGGCCTGAAAATGACCCAACAATGAGTCTTGAAGATGCCCGATTTTCGGTATTGCGATATTTTGCCGCTGAAATTCAAAACGCATATGGTCCAAATGTAAATGATCCCAGAACAGGAGAAATCTTAGAAAGTCACATTGGCTGGTACCACAACATTATGAGCCTTTTGAGAAATTGGTACATGATTCAAACCGCCGCTGTTGATCCTGCTGCCAGAGCCAAAAAATTCGATGACAATCTTATGGGTGAATTAATCCGATTTGTTTCTTCACACGAGGTGGGACACACGTTAGGATTACGCCACAATATGGGAGCGAGTTCTGCCACTCCTGTCGAGAAATTGAGAGATAAAGATTTTCAGGATAAATTCGGTCATACCTCTTCTATCATGGATTATGCCCGTTTCAACTACGTGGCACAACCGGAAGATGGAGTAAAAACATTCTTTCCAAGAATTGGGGACTATGACAAATGGGCTATTAAATGGGGTTACTCCTATTTTGATGATGCCAAAAGCGAAAAAGAAGAAAAAGCTATCCTGAACGAAATGACGAAGGAAGCCTACAAAAATCGTCGCTTATGGTTTGGAACAGAAACCAGTCCGTACGACCCGAGATACCAAACAGAAGACATTGGAGACAATGCCATGCGAGCATCGGAATACGGAATCAAAAACCTAAAAAGAATTCTCCCTAATTTAATGGGATGGAGTGCTGAAAAAGGCGAAAGTTATGCTGAACTAGAGCAACTCTACAATGCATTGACAGGACAGTTCAGAAGATATATGGGACATGTTACTAAAAACGTAGGCGGTGTATATGACACGCCAAAAACCTATGACATGACCGGAAATCAATTTGAAGTTGTTCCAAAAGCGATTCAAAAAGACGCTGTTGCCTTCTTAAACGTACAATTATTTGCTACACCAAAATGGTTAATGGATCAAAACATCCTTGCTAAAATCAATCCCGAAAATGGCGTAGAATCTATAAAAAGCATGCAAGATGCCACACTAAGTAATCTTTTGGCAGGAGATCGACTGGTGCGTCTTCTGGAGGCTTCTTCGGCAAACAAAAACAACTATTCTGTTGATGAATTACTGACAGATCTTAAAAACGGTATTTTTTCAGAATTGAAAAGCAGTGCCGCGATCGATATGTACCGACGAAACATTCAAAAACTGTATATTGACAAAGTAATCGGATTATTAAAACCAGGTACTACAACCGTAAGATCTGTTCCTGTAGGAGTAACTTATGGCTTCACAACCAAAACAGTGAATCTGAGCCAAACCGATTTACCATCAATAGCCAGAGGACAATTGATTAGTTTAAAAAACCAAATCAAAACAGCCGCATCAAAAACAACGGACCGAATGAGTAAGTTTCATTTACTGGATTTAATCTCCAGAATTGACGAAGCATTAGACCCTAAATAA
- a CDS encoding DUF1905 domain-containing protein yields MNFIVENEKLEIQYIPGNGAWTYHLIIPNTKNIKGKWGDLKVSGKIDDYEINNKNLAPLKNSDKKMSLNSEIRNFIGKGGGESVNVTLYLVNENTEKKNENKMINECFKDAEVLETFKKLKIEEQNEIIQNINSAATENQKVEKIVKFIAKLEQLN; encoded by the coding sequence ATGAATTTTATAGTAGAAAATGAAAAATTAGAGATTCAATATATTCCTGGAAATGGCGCTTGGACTTATCACCTTATAATACCAAATACTAAAAATATAAAAGGAAAATGGGGCGATTTAAAAGTCTCAGGAAAAATTGATGATTATGAAATAAATAATAAAAATTTAGCTCCTTTAAAAAATTCAGACAAAAAAATGTCTTTGAATTCGGAAATAAGAAATTTTATAGGAAAAGGCGGTGGAGAATCTGTAAACGTTACGCTTTATCTTGTGAATGAAAACACTGAAAAAAAGAATGAGAATAAAATGATTAATGAATGCTTTAAAGATGCTGAAGTATTAGAAACATTCAAAAAACTCAAAATTGAGGAACAAAATGAAATAATTCAAAATATAAATTCAGCCGCTACTGAAAATCAGAAAGTCGAAAAAATTGTAAAATTCATTGCAAAACTTGAACAATTAAATTAA
- a CDS encoding Brp/Blh family beta-carotene 15,15'-dioxygenase: MKNYSNIAIVASFFGLWMDSFLSTKFQILLGFFLIFTFGILHGANDLLLIKNINTTKQSNSGLKILGYYVVVVLIGILLFYTIPQVALLLFIIVSAYHFGEQQWEDLQHDFPKWNVILFQFLYGFVILLLLFNFHSFEVQNIILNIANINIPYPYFSLLLQTSSITLISLGIYLLWKKEKIRKKMLLELFYLILFAILFKSSSLIFGFAIYFILWHSIPSIIDQIKFLNGSFSIKYFIAYCKAAGIYWLISIVGITLIYYICREEQVFNALFFSFLAAITFPHAVVITNMFGTKLTKK; this comes from the coding sequence ATGAAAAATTATTCAAATATTGCAATTGTAGCAAGCTTTTTCGGGTTGTGGATGGATTCATTTCTTTCGACTAAATTTCAGATACTATTAGGTTTCTTCTTGATTTTTACCTTTGGAATTTTGCATGGCGCAAATGATCTACTTTTAATAAAAAATATAAATACTACAAAACAATCCAATTCAGGACTTAAAATTCTAGGGTATTATGTAGTGGTGGTTTTGATAGGCATACTATTGTTTTATACAATTCCTCAAGTTGCCCTACTACTGTTCATTATTGTGAGTGCCTATCATTTTGGAGAACAACAATGGGAGGATCTACAGCATGACTTTCCAAAATGGAACGTAATATTGTTTCAATTTTTATACGGATTTGTTATTCTATTATTACTGTTTAATTTTCACTCATTCGAAGTACAAAATATAATCTTAAATATAGCAAACATCAATATACCATACCCATATTTTAGTTTACTACTACAAACTTCAAGTATCACTTTAATTAGCTTAGGTATTTATTTATTGTGGAAAAAAGAAAAAATTAGAAAAAAGATGCTTTTAGAACTTTTTTATTTAATTCTCTTTGCAATCCTTTTTAAGTCTTCTAGTCTTATATTTGGATTTGCTATTTATTTTATCTTGTGGCACAGCATACCCTCAATAATTGACCAAATTAAATTTCTGAATGGTTCCTTTTCAATAAAATATTTTATTGCCTATTGCAAAGCGGCAGGGATTTATTGGTTAATATCTATAGTCGGAATTACACTAATCTATTATATATGTAGAGAGGAACAAGTTTTTAATGCTTTGTTTTTCTCCTTTTTGGCCGCCATAACCTTTCCACATGCGGTAGTGATTACTAACATGTTTGGCACAAAACTGACTAAAAAATAG
- a CDS encoding DUF2975 domain-containing protein, translating into MMSKKNNFVFKALSIVAWIIFVGLCIEAGGLIVNFIFSILKPEMVHNLYQKMDLSELYNRSQWAFYGMYSFVLVISILKAILFYIVIRLISKLDLEKPFNNYVSKQITQISYFTFSIGLLSYIARETAKNLQQHGYEIDQLNQFWIDSQAFILMAAVVYVIAAIFKKGIEIQSENELTI; encoded by the coding sequence ATGATGTCAAAAAAAAATAACTTCGTATTTAAAGCTCTGAGTATTGTGGCTTGGATCATTTTCGTTGGCTTATGTATTGAAGCCGGAGGTTTAATAGTCAATTTTATATTCAGTATTCTCAAACCTGAAATGGTCCATAATTTATATCAAAAAATGGATTTAAGCGAATTGTACAATCGCAGCCAATGGGCTTTCTACGGTATGTATAGTTTTGTTTTAGTCATTTCAATCCTGAAAGCCATCTTATTTTATATCGTTATCCGACTCATCAGTAAACTCGATTTGGAAAAACCATTCAATAATTATGTTTCGAAACAAATTACACAAATTAGCTATTTCACTTTTTCTATTGGACTTTTGAGCTACATAGCGAGAGAAACTGCTAAAAACTTGCAGCAGCATGGATACGAAATCGACCAATTAAATCAATTTTGGATTGACAGTCAGGCGTTTATTTTGATGGCAGCTGTGGTCTATGTCATAGCAGCAATTTTCAAAAAAGGAATTGAAATTCAATCAGAAAACGAACTAACAATTTAA
- a CDS encoding helix-turn-helix domain-containing protein, protein MAIIVNLDVMMAKRKISLNELSAMVDLTLSNLSILKTGKAKAIRFSTLEAICKALDCQPGDLLEYTD, encoded by the coding sequence ATGGCAATAATAGTAAACTTAGATGTAATGATGGCAAAACGTAAAATTTCGCTGAACGAACTTTCTGCGATGGTAGATTTAACCTTATCTAATCTTTCCATTTTAAAAACCGGAAAAGCAAAAGCCATTCGTTTCAGTACATTAGAGGCCATTTGTAAAGCATTAGATTGTCAGCCCGGGGATTTGTTAGAATACACAGACTAA
- a CDS encoding DUF4369 domain-containing protein, whose protein sequence is MKKIILLLSATVVLFSCSKVGKDEYIISGTATGIENGKTIILETQDANGMGLVAKDTVKVENGKFEMKGKITEPSFYTIQLEGAQAKIPFILENGEVTIAINKDSIAKSKVSGTYNNDEYATFNEEITKVQKKLIDFQTKNTQLMNTAQQTKDTAVINGLMKEFSKIQQEVGEASKAKYLTYAESHPKSFITALIVQGMLNDPSTDVKKAEAIYNGLEESLKNTKPGKAIKLRLSELKGSGVGATAPAPAPAESK, encoded by the coding sequence ATGAAAAAAATAATTTTATTACTTTCTGCTACTGTTGTTTTATTTTCTTGTAGCAAAGTGGGCAAAGATGAATACATCATTTCAGGTACTGCAACAGGAATCGAAAATGGTAAAACAATTATCTTAGAGACTCAAGATGCTAATGGTATGGGTTTAGTTGCCAAGGATACTGTAAAAGTTGAGAATGGTAAATTTGAAATGAAAGGAAAAATCACTGAGCCTTCATTTTACACTATTCAATTAGAAGGAGCACAAGCTAAAATACCGTTTATTTTAGAAAATGGAGAAGTAACCATCGCCATCAATAAAGACAGTATTGCAAAATCTAAAGTTTCAGGAACTTACAATAATGATGAGTATGCTACTTTTAACGAAGAAATTACTAAAGTTCAAAAGAAATTAATTGATTTTCAAACTAAGAATACACAATTAATGAATACTGCTCAACAAACTAAAGATACTGCTGTAATCAATGGTTTGATGAAAGAGTTTTCTAAAATTCAACAAGAAGTTGGTGAAGCTTCAAAAGCGAAATATTTGACTTATGCTGAATCTCATCCAAAATCATTTATCACGGCTTTAATCGTACAAGGAATGCTTAATGACCCAAGTACTGATGTGAAAAAAGCTGAAGCAATATACAATGGTTTGGAAGAATCATTAAAAAATACTAAACCAGGTAAAGCGATTAAATTGAGACTTTCTGAATTGAAAGGTTCTGGCGTAGGAGCAACTGCACCGGCACCAGCTCCAGCTGAGAGTAAATGA
- the corA gene encoding magnesium/cobalt transporter CorA — protein MRKIKYKKGRKLHPYNLEYTGVHKSNESEMQLFVYDDLNLTEYEDFKVSDLDKFINTKETNWLNIHGLNNIGFLQAIAGYFDIDNFMLADILNTTRRTKLEESQDCLFFNIKSLLPAEHSDNISVEQISFLMKDGVLISFQEKRSDFFTHIRERIRTHSGIVRVKKADYLLYILLDAIMENFYITIEAEEDKVEDLINLSKKSADPIILEKIEKHRDNFNFLKRSIIPLRDSLYDIKSIKDDNVFNAMEMENFSFFARLHQKSLELLEQIESDMGSLESASNFFFSAQTHKMNEIMKTLTIVSAIFIPLTFIVGVYGMNFENMPELKYQNGYYTIVGIMVVLVLGMIYYFKRRRWF, from the coding sequence ATGAGAAAAATTAAATACAAAAAAGGAAGAAAACTGCACCCCTATAATTTAGAATATACGGGAGTTCATAAAAGCAACGAATCGGAGATGCAGTTGTTTGTGTATGATGATTTGAATCTTACAGAATATGAAGATTTTAAGGTTTCGGATTTGGATAAATTTATTAATACCAAAGAAACGAATTGGCTTAATATTCACGGGTTAAACAATATTGGATTTTTACAAGCGATTGCGGGTTATTTTGATATTGATAATTTCATGTTGGCGGATATTTTAAATACCACTCGAAGAACTAAGTTAGAAGAGTCTCAGGATTGTTTGTTTTTTAATATAAAATCGCTTTTACCGGCGGAACATTCGGATAATATCAGTGTGGAGCAAATTAGTTTTTTGATGAAAGATGGCGTTTTGATTTCTTTTCAGGAAAAACGAAGCGATTTTTTCACTCACATTCGGGAACGAATACGGACACATTCGGGAATTGTAAGGGTTAAAAAAGCCGATTATTTATTGTACATTCTTTTGGACGCTATCATGGAGAATTTTTATATCACCATTGAGGCGGAGGAAGATAAAGTGGAAGATTTGATAAACCTTTCTAAAAAAAGTGCTGATCCGATAATCTTGGAGAAAATTGAAAAGCATCGCGATAATTTTAATTTTTTAAAGCGTTCCATCATTCCGCTTCGGGATTCTTTATATGATATAAAAAGCATAAAAGATGACAATGTTTTTAATGCAATGGAAATGGAAAATTTTAGTTTTTTTGCCCGTTTGCATCAAAAAAGTTTGGAACTTTTAGAACAAATCGAGTCGGATATGGGCTCGCTTGAAAGTGCTTCGAATTTCTTTTTCTCGGCGCAAACGCATAAGATGAATGAGATTATGAAGACGTTGACTATTGTTTCGGCTATTTTTATTCCGCTCACTTTTATTGTAGGTGTTTATGGAATGAATTTTGAAAATATGCCGGAGCTGAAATATCAAAATGGGTATTACACCATTGTGGGAATCATGGTAGTGCTTGTTCTCGGGATGATATACTATTTTAAACGCAGACGTTGGTTTTAA
- the dnaK gene encoding molecular chaperone DnaK, with protein sequence MGKIIGIDLGTTNSCVSVMEGNEAVVIPNAEGKRTTPSIIAFVEGGEIKVGDPAKRQAVTNPTKTIASIKRFMGHSFAEVTAEAKRVPYSVVKGDNNTPRVDIDGRLYTAQELSAMTLQKMKKTAEDYLGQTVTEAVITVPAYFNDAQRQATKEAGEIAGLKVMRIINEPTAAALAYGLDKKGKDQKIAVYDLGGGTFDISVLELGDGVFEVLSTNGDTHLGGDDFDQTIIDWLADEFKAEEGIDLRLDPMSLQRIKEAAEKAKIELSSSAETEINLPYVTATASGPKHLVKKLTRAKFEQLSDSLVKRSMEPVAKALKDAGLSTSDIDEVILVGGSTRMPRIADEVEKFFGKKASKGVNPDEVVAIGAAIQGGVLSGDVKDVLLLDVTPLSLGIETMGGVLTKLIESNTTIPTKKSQVFSTAADSQPTVEIHVLQGDRAMAVDNKTIGRFHLDGIPPAPRGVPQIEVTFDIDANGIIKVSATDKGTGKSHDIRIEASSGLTAEEIERMKKDAEANADSDRIARERVEKLNEADGMIFQTESQLKELGAKLSDENKVAVEYALTELRMAHQSQDIPAIQTALDNINAAWKKATEAMYAQGEQGQADAQPQGDAAQGDNVEDVEFEEVK encoded by the coding sequence ATGGGTAAAATAATCGGAATTGATTTAGGTACGACCAACTCTTGTGTTTCTGTAATGGAAGGTAATGAAGCAGTTGTTATTCCTAACGCAGAAGGAAAAAGAACAACGCCATCTATCATCGCTTTTGTTGAAGGTGGAGAAATTAAAGTAGGAGATCCTGCTAAAAGACAAGCGGTAACCAATCCTACCAAAACGATTGCTTCTATCAAACGTTTTATGGGTCATTCTTTTGCTGAAGTAACTGCTGAAGCAAAAAGAGTTCCTTATTCAGTAGTAAAAGGAGACAACAATACGCCACGTGTGGATATTGATGGTCGTTTATATACTGCTCAAGAATTGTCAGCAATGACACTTCAAAAAATGAAAAAAACAGCTGAAGACTATTTAGGTCAAACTGTTACGGAAGCAGTTATTACTGTTCCTGCTTACTTTAATGATGCACAACGTCAAGCTACGAAAGAAGCTGGAGAAATTGCAGGTCTTAAAGTAATGCGTATTATCAACGAGCCTACAGCTGCTGCACTTGCTTATGGTCTTGATAAAAAAGGTAAAGATCAAAAAATTGCTGTTTACGATTTAGGTGGAGGTACATTTGATATTTCTGTTCTTGAATTAGGAGACGGAGTTTTTGAAGTATTGTCTACTAATGGTGATACTCACCTTGGTGGAGATGATTTTGACCAAACTATTATTGACTGGTTAGCTGACGAATTCAAAGCTGAAGAAGGTATTGATTTACGTTTGGATCCAATGTCATTACAACGTATTAAAGAAGCGGCTGAAAAAGCTAAAATAGAATTGTCATCTTCTGCTGAAACAGAAATCAATTTGCCATATGTTACTGCTACTGCTTCAGGACCAAAACACTTAGTGAAAAAATTAACAAGAGCTAAATTTGAGCAATTGTCTGATTCATTAGTAAAACGTTCTATGGAGCCTGTTGCTAAAGCACTTAAAGATGCAGGTTTATCTACATCTGATATTGACGAAGTGATCCTTGTAGGAGGTTCAACTCGTATGCCAAGAATTGCTGACGAAGTAGAAAAATTCTTTGGTAAAAAAGCGTCTAAAGGAGTTAATCCTGATGAGGTTGTTGCTATTGGAGCAGCTATTCAAGGTGGAGTTTTATCTGGAGATGTAAAAGATGTTTTGTTACTTGACGTTACACCTTTATCTTTAGGTATCGAAACTATGGGTGGTGTTTTGACTAAATTAATTGAGTCTAACACAACTATTCCAACTAAAAAATCTCAAGTTTTCTCTACAGCTGCAGATTCTCAACCAACAGTTGAAATCCACGTTTTACAAGGAGACAGAGCTATGGCAGTTGACAACAAAACTATCGGTCGTTTCCATTTAGATGGTATTCCACCAGCTCCAAGAGGTGTTCCACAAATTGAAGTAACTTTTGATATTGATGCTAATGGTATCATCAAAGTTTCTGCAACTGACAAAGGAACTGGTAAATCTCATGACATTCGTATCGAAGCTTCTTCTGGATTAACAGCTGAAGAAATCGAAAGAATGAAAAAAGATGCAGAAGCTAATGCTGATTCTGACAGAATTGCAAGAGAAAGAGTAGAAAAATTGAACGAAGCTGACGGAATGATCTTCCAAACAGAGTCTCAATTGAAAGAACTTGGTGCTAAATTATCTGACGAAAACAAAGTTGCTGTAGAATATGCATTAACTGAATTGAGAATGGCTCACCAATCTCAAGACATTCCTGCAATTCAAACTGCTCTTGACAACATCAATGCAGCTTGGAAAAAAGCTACTGAAGCAATGTACGCTCAAGGAGAACAAGGTCAAGCGGATGCACAACCTCAAGGGGATGCTGCTCAAGGAGACAATGTTGAAGACGTTGAATTCGAAGAAGTAAAATAA